From one Anaerococcus prevotii DSM 20548 genomic stretch:
- a CDS encoding ABC transporter ATP-binding protein, whose product MTDNRIQKKDYRRTMSFKSLARLMSYLFAYKWQMIVIILGVIISTVTQIWGVNMLQPIIDNHILKGDVPGLKTAVIQMGFIYLVSAVTSLIYSRLMVRVGERSIRNIRRDLFDKIQTLPVRFFDNNQHGEIMSRFTNDTDVLSQALANTVPTIIRSLLTFFGTIIVMFKLDFSLTLSLIIGLLVMIPILSRIVMRTGRYFAKAQANVSKLHGFNEEMLSGQKVVKVFSREKIAEEEFSKKSEDLRASFAEANITAGKIMPFLLNSVNILYALITVLGVYLTIQGNITVGVLAAFLSNIRQIQNPIVNISQQANAVFQALAGADRIFEVMDMKEEIDTGYIDLVNAVVKRDGTITEHVGMSGRYAWKWEEDGEDKYQLLEGRLEFKNVDFSYDGKNQILKNISFYADPGEKIAFVGSTGAGKTTITNVITRFYEIDNGVIEVDGINIKKIKKEALRKAFGMVLQEVNLFTDTIEGNIKYGKLDADSDQINSAARLSGADSFIKRLPEGYDTEINGDGSSLSDGQNQLISISRAAIAEPPMLILDEATSSIDTATELEVTEAMDNLMAGSTSIVIAHRLSTIQNSDVIMVMENGRIIERGNHDKLIEEKGTYWQLYTGQLELD is encoded by the coding sequence ATGACTGATAATCGCATACAGAAAAAAGATTACAGGAGAACAATGTCATTTAAGTCCTTGGCAAGATTAATGAGCTATCTCTTTGCTTATAAATGGCAGATGATTGTGATTATCCTTGGAGTAATAATATCTACAGTGACCCAAATTTGGGGAGTGAATATGCTCCAGCCTATTATAGATAATCATATCCTCAAAGGAGATGTCCCAGGACTTAAGACTGCTGTTATACAAATGGGCTTTATCTATTTAGTATCGGCTGTAACAAGTTTAATATATTCAAGACTTATGGTAAGAGTCGGTGAAAGATCAATCAGAAACATAAGACGCGACCTTTTTGATAAGATTCAAACTCTTCCAGTAAGATTTTTCGACAATAACCAACATGGGGAGATAATGAGTCGTTTCACAAATGATACGGACGTCTTATCCCAAGCCTTAGCCAACACAGTTCCTACAATTATAAGGAGTCTCTTGACCTTCTTTGGAACAATAATAGTGATGTTTAAGCTAGACTTTAGTCTAACCTTATCTCTAATCATAGGGCTTCTAGTGATGATTCCAATACTTTCTAGAATTGTAATGAGGACGGGAAGATATTTCGCCAAGGCTCAAGCCAATGTATCAAAGCTCCACGGCTTCAATGAAGAGATGCTATCAGGCCAAAAGGTGGTTAAGGTATTTTCTAGGGAGAAAATTGCTGAGGAAGAATTCTCTAAAAAAAGTGAGGACCTAAGAGCGAGTTTCGCTGAGGCAAATATTACTGCAGGAAAGATTATGCCTTTTCTTCTAAACTCTGTAAATATTCTTTACGCCCTAATCACAGTGCTTGGAGTATATCTTACAATCCAAGGAAATATCACAGTTGGAGTACTTGCAGCATTTTTATCAAATATAAGACAAATCCAAAACCCTATAGTAAATATATCCCAACAAGCAAATGCAGTATTCCAAGCCCTTGCTGGAGCTGATAGGATATTTGAGGTGATGGATATGAAAGAGGAAATCGACACAGGTTACATCGACCTTGTAAATGCAGTTGTAAAAAGAGACGGAACCATCACAGAACATGTCGGAATGAGTGGAAGGTATGCTTGGAAATGGGAGGAAGATGGAGAAGATAAATACCAACTTCTTGAAGGAAGATTAGAATTTAAAAACGTGGACTTCTCCTACGATGGCAAAAACCAAATCCTAAAGAACATTTCCTTCTACGCAGATCCAGGCGAGAAGATTGCCTTTGTGGGTTCTACTGGAGCAGGAAAGACTACTATCACCAATGTAATTACAAGATTTTATGAAATAGACAATGGGGTAATTGAAGTCGATGGCATAAATATAAAGAAGATCAAAAAAGAAGCCCTAAGAAAGGCCTTCGGTATGGTCCTTCAAGAAGTAAATCTATTTACTGATACAATCGAAGGAAATATCAAATATGGTAAGCTTGATGCAGATTCTGATCAGATTAATTCTGCCGCAAGACTATCAGGGGCAGACTCCTTCATCAAGAGACTTCCTGAAGGCTACGATACAGAAATAAATGGAGACGGATCAAGCCTATCAGATGGGCAAAATCAGCTCATATCGATCTCAAGAGCGGCAATTGCCGAGCCACCAATGTTAATCCTAGACGAGGCGACAAGTTCTATAGATACTGCAACAGAGCTTGAAGTAACAGAGGCTATGGATAACCTCATGGCAGGATCAACTTCAATAGTAATAGCCCACAGATTATCCACCATCCAAAACTCCGATGTAATAATGGTAATGGAAAATGGAAGGATAATAGAAAGAGGCAACCACGATAAGCTAATAGAAGAAAAGGGAACCTATTGGCAACTCTACACTGGTCAACTAGAGCTAGACTAG